A genomic segment from Stenotrophomonas maltophilia encodes:
- a CDS encoding TraB/GumN family protein yields the protein MPIKHLFRTALLLMACAVAPLATARDAQATPAAATTTTAAKPPVPLLWKVTGPGDARVYLLGSFHLLKPQDYPLSPDVEQAFEASQRVVFELSPEDMQSPQLASRMVQAATRTDGSELKRDLDAATWQKLQAFAAENQLPLAQMQGMKPWFVGLSISVGQMQKLGLDPALGLDRHFMERAQKTGRKTAGLEDIDTQIGMLDGMTVQEQRQMLAEALDQAGKADEQARLLHDAWRRGDERLLWTKMAAEMRQQYPQLYQRINTGRNDAWVPKLQPYLQAGQGGTLVVVGTLHLLGSDGVVEKLKAKGYKVERVCTGCKAKR from the coding sequence ATGCCGATCAAACACCTGTTCCGTACCGCGCTGTTGCTGATGGCCTGCGCGGTGGCACCTCTGGCCACGGCCCGCGATGCCCAGGCTACCCCTGCTGCGGCCACGACCACAACGGCGGCCAAGCCGCCCGTCCCGCTGTTGTGGAAAGTCACCGGCCCGGGCGATGCACGCGTGTACCTGCTGGGATCGTTCCATCTGCTGAAGCCGCAGGACTACCCCCTGTCGCCCGATGTCGAGCAGGCGTTCGAGGCCTCGCAGCGGGTGGTGTTCGAACTGTCGCCGGAAGACATGCAATCGCCGCAGCTGGCCAGCCGCATGGTGCAGGCCGCCACCCGCACCGATGGCAGCGAGTTGAAGCGTGACCTGGATGCAGCGACCTGGCAGAAGCTGCAGGCGTTCGCTGCCGAGAACCAGCTGCCGCTGGCACAGATGCAGGGCATGAAGCCCTGGTTCGTCGGCCTGAGCATTTCGGTCGGGCAGATGCAGAAGCTGGGCCTGGACCCGGCGCTGGGGTTGGACCGCCACTTCATGGAGCGCGCGCAGAAGACCGGCCGCAAGACGGCGGGCCTGGAGGACATCGATACCCAGATCGGCATGCTGGACGGGATGACGGTGCAGGAGCAACGGCAGATGCTGGCCGAAGCGCTGGACCAGGCCGGCAAGGCCGATGAGCAGGCGCGGCTGCTGCATGATGCATGGCGCCGCGGCGACGAGCGCCTGCTGTGGACCAAGATGGCGGCGGAGATGCGCCAGCAGTATCCGCAGCTGTATCAGCGCATCAATACCGGGCGCAACGATGCCTGGGTGCCGAAGCTGCAGCCGTACCTGCAGGCCGGGCAGGGCGGTACGCTGGTGGTGGTCGGCA
- a CDS encoding DUF1684 domain-containing protein, whose protein sequence is MRYRGVAGLLAAVVLAACSPATPPAPTAAEDPAYAAAQQQWRVARYQDLTRPDGWTALVGLHWLQNKFHFVGSGATNGIRLTVGPDKLGLLRREGTQWWFTPEAGVDVSHDGQPVRGRIRVDTDKDAQPTLLAFDGGKGQLSIIRRGPRDALRVKHADAPARRDFAGLQYWPGGADWQVQARFVAHPPGKTLPIVDITGLTTEMPNAGAVEFERDGRSWRLEAIGAPGQPLFLIFADRTSGRGSYPAGRYLDTDAPAADGTVRIDFNHAYNPPCAFTAYATCPLAPPENRLDLRVEAGEKAYHLPEGEG, encoded by the coding sequence ATGCGTTATCGGGGAGTGGCGGGCCTGCTGGCCGCCGTGGTGTTGGCCGCCTGCAGCCCGGCAACACCGCCGGCGCCGACGGCCGCTGAAGATCCGGCCTATGCGGCCGCGCAGCAGCAATGGCGTGTGGCGCGCTACCAGGACCTGACCCGGCCCGATGGCTGGACGGCCTTGGTGGGCCTGCACTGGCTGCAGAACAAATTCCACTTCGTCGGCAGCGGCGCCACCAACGGCATCCGCCTGACGGTCGGCCCGGACAAGCTGGGCCTGCTGCGCCGCGAAGGAACGCAGTGGTGGTTCACGCCTGAAGCCGGTGTCGATGTCAGCCACGACGGCCAGCCGGTGCGTGGCCGCATCCGCGTCGACACCGACAAGGACGCGCAGCCGACGCTGCTGGCCTTCGATGGCGGCAAGGGGCAGCTCAGCATCATCCGCCGGGGGCCGCGTGATGCACTGCGGGTCAAGCATGCCGATGCACCTGCGCGGCGTGATTTCGCCGGCCTGCAATACTGGCCGGGCGGCGCGGACTGGCAGGTGCAGGCGCGCTTCGTCGCGCATCCGCCGGGCAAGACCCTGCCCATCGTCGACATCACTGGCCTGACCACCGAGATGCCCAATGCCGGTGCGGTGGAGTTCGAACGTGATGGTCGCAGCTGGCGCCTGGAAGCGATTGGTGCGCCCGGGCAGCCACTGTTCCTGATCTTCGCCGACCGCACCAGCGGACGCGGCAGCTATCCGGCCGGGCGCTATCTGGATACCGACGCCCCCGCTGCAGACGGCACGGTGCGCATCGATTTCAACCATGCCTACAACCCACCGTGCGCGTTCACCGCCTACGCAACCTGTCCGCTGGCGCCGCCGGAAAACCGGCTGGACCTGCGCGTGGAAGCGGGCGAGAAGGCCTACCACCTGCCTGAAGGAGAAGGCTGA
- the mutL gene encoding DNA mismatch repair endonuclease MutL, translating into MSAPGPRPIRPLPDILINQIAAGEVVERPASVVKELVENAIDAGASRVDIDLEEGGVRLIRIRDNGSGIAPEQLPLAVSRHATSKIADLDDLESVATLGFRGEALPSIASVSRFTLSSRRAHDEHGSALQIEGGKIGEVTPRAHAPGTTVEVRELFYNVPARRKFLRAERTELGHIEEWLRSLALARPDVELRVSHNGKASRRYKPGDLYSDARLAETLGEDFANQAVRVDHSGAGLRLHGWIAQPHYSRASADQQYLYVNGRSVRDRSVAHAVKMAYGDVLYHGRQPAYVLFLELDPTRVDVNVHPAKHEVRFRDSRLVHDFVYRTLKDALADTRAGVSAQEIGAGPVHPADAVAAPMASSAGASGFGLVRGPAPGGGSGGGGGFSGWRPQQPLGLQVADAPAAYAALYAAPAGAERGVALPPMPTENGLPVTSADAGVPPLGYAIAQLHGIYILAENAEGLIVVDMHAAHERIGYERLKNAHDGIGLQSQPLLVPITLAVGEREADTAESEADTLAALGFEVTRAGPGSLHVRSIPALLAHAEPEGLLRDVLTDLREHGQSRRVASARDELLSTMACHGAVRANRRLTVPEMNALLRDMEITERSGQCNHGRPTWARFSLAEIDRWFLRGR; encoded by the coding sequence ATGAGCGCGCCCGGTCCGCGCCCGATCCGGCCGTTGCCGGACATCCTGATCAACCAGATCGCCGCTGGCGAAGTGGTCGAACGGCCCGCGTCGGTGGTCAAGGAACTGGTCGAGAACGCGATCGACGCCGGCGCCAGCCGTGTCGACATCGACCTGGAAGAGGGCGGTGTACGCCTGATCCGCATCCGCGACAACGGCAGTGGCATCGCGCCCGAACAGTTGCCCCTGGCGGTGTCGCGGCATGCGACCAGCAAGATCGCCGATCTGGACGATCTCGAATCGGTGGCCACCCTTGGTTTCCGGGGTGAGGCGCTGCCGTCGATCGCGTCGGTCAGCCGCTTCACCCTGTCCTCGCGCCGCGCGCACGACGAGCACGGTTCGGCACTGCAGATCGAAGGCGGCAAGATCGGCGAGGTGACCCCGCGCGCGCATGCGCCGGGTACCACGGTGGAAGTGCGCGAGCTGTTCTACAACGTGCCGGCGCGGCGCAAGTTCCTGCGCGCGGAGCGCACCGAACTGGGCCATATCGAAGAGTGGCTGCGTTCGCTGGCGCTGGCACGGCCGGATGTCGAGCTGCGCGTATCGCACAACGGCAAGGCCTCGCGCCGCTACAAGCCGGGCGATCTGTATTCCGATGCGCGCCTTGCCGAAACGCTGGGCGAGGATTTCGCCAACCAGGCGGTGCGCGTGGACCACAGCGGTGCCGGCCTGCGCCTGCATGGCTGGATCGCACAGCCGCACTATTCACGGGCCAGCGCCGACCAGCAATACCTGTACGTCAACGGCCGTTCGGTGCGTGACCGCAGCGTTGCCCATGCGGTGAAGATGGCCTACGGCGATGTGCTGTACCACGGCCGCCAGCCGGCCTATGTGCTGTTCCTCGAACTGGATCCGACCCGCGTCGACGTCAACGTGCACCCTGCCAAGCATGAGGTGCGCTTCCGCGATTCGCGGCTGGTCCATGATTTCGTCTATCGCACGCTGAAGGATGCGCTGGCCGATACCCGTGCCGGCGTGTCGGCGCAGGAGATCGGTGCCGGTCCCGTGCATCCGGCAGATGCCGTGGCTGCACCGATGGCATCGAGCGCGGGCGCCTCCGGTTTCGGGCTGGTGCGCGGTCCGGCACCCGGTGGCGGCTCCGGCGGTGGTGGGGGGTTCTCCGGGTGGCGACCGCAGCAGCCGCTGGGCCTGCAGGTGGCCGATGCACCGGCCGCCTATGCTGCGCTGTATGCCGCGCCGGCCGGTGCCGAACGCGGGGTGGCACTGCCACCGATGCCGACCGAGAACGGGCTGCCGGTGACCAGCGCCGACGCGGGCGTGCCGCCGCTGGGGTATGCGATCGCGCAGCTGCATGGCATCTACATCCTGGCCGAGAACGCCGAAGGCCTGATCGTGGTCGACATGCATGCGGCCCACGAACGCATCGGCTACGAGCGCCTGAAGAATGCGCACGATGGCATCGGCCTGCAATCGCAGCCGTTGCTGGTGCCGATCACGCTGGCGGTGGGCGAGCGCGAGGCCGACACCGCCGAAAGCGAAGCTGACACACTGGCGGCGCTCGGCTTCGAGGTGACCCGCGCCGGCCCCGGTTCGCTGCACGTGCGCAGCATTCCTGCACTGCTGGCGCATGCCGAACCGGAAGGGCTGCTGCGCGACGTGCTGACCGACCTGCGCGAGCACGGCCAGAGCCGCCGCGTGGCCAGCGCCCGTGACGAGCTGCTGTCGACCATGGCCTGCCATGGCGCGGTGCGTGCCAACCGGCGCCTGACCGTGCCGGAAATGAACGCGCTGCTGCGCGACATGGAAATCACCGAACGGTCCGGCCAGTGCAACCACGGCCGACCGACCTGGGCCCGTTTTTCGCTGGCGGAGATCGACCGCTGGTTCCTGCGCGGACGTTGA